From a region of the Lactuca sativa cultivar Salinas chromosome 4, Lsat_Salinas_v11, whole genome shotgun sequence genome:
- the LOC111899167 gene encoding ribosomal RNA small subunit methyltransferase, mitochondrial: MLRCSKSSINRFPGYILRQLAVQVHQLRAKSGRPPFKNRHDDDDEDNNGGNTRKRKGNQEDRLQLYKSRGQHLLTNPRILDSIVRSSGVGPGDTVLEIGPGTGNLTLKLLEVADKVVAVEVDKRMVQALHTRVSEQGLSEKLTIISKDALKTDFPHFDLVVANIPYNISSPLVAKLVFGGYHFRSATLLLQKEFAIRLLSNPGDSEFNRLAVNVKLVADVEHVMNVSKRDFIPIPKVDSSVVKIHLKTEIPNVNLNEWWAFTKTCFGKKNKTLGATFKQKKKVAELLNLSKVTNFDENIMPLDVFNSSDDEKDESIFLGSFKEKLVGILRSADLEDKRPSKLSNEELLYLLSLFNKEGICFHDQEKPMDINASFASS; the protein is encoded by the exons ATGCTTCGATGTTCCAAATCCTCCATTAATCGTTTTCCGGGATATATTCTTCGCCAACTCGCTGTCCAAGTTCACCAGCTTCGTGCGAAATCAGGCCGTCCTCCATTCAAGAACAGACACGACGATGACGACGAGGACAATAACGGCGGTAATACTCGAAAGAGAAAGGGTAATCAAGAGGATCGTTTACAGCTCTACAAAAGCAGGGGCCAACATCTTCTTACTAATCCGAGAATCCTTGATTCCATTGTAAGGAGCTCTGGTGTTGGACCGGGTGATACGGTTCTTGAAATCGGGCCTGGCACCGGAAATCTTACCCTGAAGCTTCTTGAAGTTGCAGACAAGGTTGTTGCAGTTGAAGTCGATAAACGTATGGTACAGGCTCTTCACACTCGTGTTTCTGAACAGGGGCTTAGCGAGAAACTAACG ATTATATCTAAAGATGCACTAAAGACAGATTTCCCACATTTTGATCTTGTGGTGGCAAACATTCCTTATAATATATCATCACCTCTAGTGGCTAAATTGGTGTTTGGAGGATACCATTTTCGAAGTGcaactcttcttcttcaaaaagaGTTTGCTATTCGGCTTTTATCTAACCCTGGTGACTCAGAGTTCAATAGATTGGCTGTTAACGTGAAGCTGGTTGCTGATGTTGAACATGTCATGAACGTAAGCAAAAGAGATTTCATCCCAATCCCAAAAGTCGACTCTTCAGTTGTTAAAAtccatttgaaaaccgaaatccCAAATGTAAATCTCAATGAATGGTGGGCTTTCACTAAAACATGTTTTGGGAAGAAAAACAAGACATTGGGTGCAACTTTCAAGCAGAAGAAAAAGGTCGCAGAGCTCTTAAATTTGTCAAAAGTAACAAATTTTGATGAAAATATTATGCCACTTGATGTTTTTAATTCGAGTGATGATGAGAAAGATGAATCGATCTTTTTGGGAAGTTTTAAGGAAAAACTTGTGGGGATTCTTAGAAGTGCGGATCTTGAAGATAAAAGACCATCAAAATTATCGAATGAGGAGTTGTTGTATTTGCTCTCTTTGTTTAATAAGGAAGGAATATGTTTCCATGATCAAGAAAAGCCAATGGATATCAATGCTTCGTTTGCTTCATCatag